A DNA window from Helianthus annuus cultivar XRQ/B chromosome 15, HanXRQr2.0-SUNRISE, whole genome shotgun sequence contains the following coding sequences:
- the LOC110912276 gene encoding pentatricopeptide repeat-containing protein At5g66520: MRLILCYPSKQPLHSQAALFLTSTISTSASPSKWSQAIKQSSSPLKSLQIYTHMHHQSIPIDSFTVLYTLTASTHLHNLPLLRHLHAHIFKLGFISNVYIMSSLLHGYSNACFDDARQLFDEMPERTTVTWNTMITGLSRSGNVDKARSLFDEMPMRNIASWSAMIAAYVNTGHQRKGLALFCKMLTDEKLKPDEFTLCAVLGGCAKMGTVGFVLGKSIHGFIVRNWWELNVELGTTLVDMYAKSGSLKVATLVFDMMRETNVVSWTALICGAGQHGYVNEARTLFDRMQKAGVKPNELTFTGILSTCVHAGLVEEGRMYFKLIYQYGLKPNIHHYGCMVDLFGKAGELEDAYEVIMKMQPEANMNVWGSFLNACKVQNNFKMAERVIKRVVELLRPEKDGGVYSLIADLFVMGEKWDDAEKIRRLMVTQNVRKARGTSFISYGGP; this comes from the coding sequence ATGCGGTTGATTTTGTGTTACCCATCGAAGCAACCACTACACTCTCAAGCCGCTCTCTTCTTAACTTCAACAATATCCACGTCAGCATCACCATCAAAATGGAGTCAAGCCATCAAACAGTCATCTTCTCCTCTCAAATCTTTACAAATTTACACACATATGCACCATCAATCCATCCCTATTGACAGCTTCACCGTTCTTTACACACTTACAGCATCCACCCATTTGCACAACCTCCCTCTTCTCCGTCACCTTCATGCCCATATTTTCAAACTTGGGTTCATATCAAATGTATACATCATGTCCTCTCTGTTGCATGGTTACTCGAATGCTTGTTTCGATGATGCACGCCaactgtttgatgaaatgcctgagAGAACCACGGTCACTTGGAATACCATGATCACTGGGTTATCGAGATCGGGGAATGTGGACAAGGCACGGTCGTTGTTCGATGAAATGCCGATGAGGAATATCGCTTCTTGGTCTGCGATGATTGCGGCATATGTTAACACGGGTCATCAGAGAAAAGGACTGGCACTCTTCTGCAAGATGTTAACAGATGAGAAGCTAAAACCTGATGAATTCACTTTATGTGCTGTGTTAGGAGGGTGTGCGAAAATGGGTACGGTCGGGTTTGTGTTGGGGAAGTCTATTCACGGGTTTATTGTGAGGAACTGGTGGGAGCTCAACGTGGAACTTGGCACCACGTTAGTTGACATGTATGCGAAAAGTGGATCGTTAAAGGTTGCTACATTGGTGTTTGACATGATGCGAGAGACAAACGTTGTTTCTTGGACTGCGTTAATTTGTGGGGCTGGACAACATGGTTACGTTAACGAAGCAAGAACTCTGTTCGATAGGATGCAAAAAGCAGGTGTTAAGCCCAACGAGTTAACTTTCACGGGCATCCTAAGCACGTGTGTGCATGCAGGGTTGGTTGAGGAGGGACGTATGTACTTTAAACTGATTTATCAATATGGTTTGAAGCCGAATATTCATCATTACGGTTGTATGGTCGATTTGTTTGGCAAGGCGGGGGAGCTAGAAGATGCATATGAAGTAATTATGAAAATGCAGCCTGAAGCTAATATGAatgtttggggatcttttcttaaTGCTTGTAAGGTACAGAATAACTTTAAGATGGCGGAAAGGGTGATTAAAAGAGTTGTAGAATTGTTGAGGCCCGAGAAGGATGGTGGTGTTTATAGTCTTATTGCTGATTTGTTTGTTATGGGTGAGAAGTGGGATGATGCAGAAAAGATTAGAAGGTTAATGGTTACCCAAAATGTTCGGAAAGCAAGAGGAACTAGCTTTATCAGTTACGGTGGACCGTGA
- the LOC110914084 gene encoding uncharacterized protein LOC110914084 produces MTGGIDTGSTSQTLIGKLDIGDPLYLHPSDSSALTIVNIKLKGTENYSVWSSPMKLALEAKNKYGFIDGKRVRSESDSVLASQWDRCNSVVLTWLLNSISEELFLGQVSSKLASEVWTDLKESFYRVDGSIKQFDAMLHLPTCSCQAAKDFNDFSTLIKLMQFLMGLDDVYQSVRTNLLTREPLPSVKVAFSVVSREESHRMSSTGSKTQNVAFVSRPNQSFDQKKRFNKGSNSNLKCTHCNMLGHTVDRCFEIIGYPSGFKKRSNNNNQSGKSNVASGNKSNAVNNVSSSVGSSGFPFTSEQIAKLLSLVGEKSVSDSQNPNVGGASQHMVKTDKDLINSVDVSEFNITVSHPNGTNVKVLKIGDLKLTNELILKDVFYVPGYSDSSSKKILMSGSQNCGLYFVGNSGNLFNACFNSSVQSFTWHSRLGHPSDQVLAVLKQSLKIHSSEHGPCDICHRAKQVRVPFPLSEHKSRAVGDLIHLDVWGPYRVFYELVLTQFKKKVKIIRSDNGTEFVNSQMNSFFKTKVSNIPDDEEGTNGAQDPISDDQQPLSPSTSAPVSGAEMTLQTEQEGSSGQDANERAEDTIGSNVETNQSEGNTSVRKSSRNTVLPRKFGDFVVEGKVKYGVEKVVNYANLS; encoded by the exons ATGACTGGTGGTATTGATACTGGTAGTACTTCTCAGACTTTAATTGGAAAATTAGATATAGGTGATCCATTATATCTGCATCCAAGTGATTCAAGTGCATTGACAATTGTTAATATCAAACTAAAAGGAACAGAAAATTATTCTGTATGGTCTAGTCCTATGAAACTGGCTTTAGAAGCAAAAAACAAATATGGTTTTATTGATGGAAAACGTGTTAGGTCTGAGAGTGACTCTGTGTTAGCTAGTCAGTGGGACAGGTGTAATTCAGTGGTACTTACTTGGTTATTAAACTCTATATCTGAGGAACTTTTCTTAGGACAAGTGTCTTCTAAGCTAGCTTCAGAGGTCTGGACTGATCTTAAAGAGTCATTTTATAGGGTTGATGGTTCTATT AAACAATTTGATGCTATGTTGCATCTTCCTACATGCTCTTGTCAAGCTGCAAAAGATTTTAACGatttttcaactttaataaaattAATGCAGTTTTTAATGGGACTGGATGATGTTTATCAGTCAGTCAGAACAAATCTATTAACAAGAGAACCATTACCCTCTGTTAAAGTGGCTTTCTCTGTTGTTTCAAGGGAAGAGTCACATAGAATGTCTAGTACTGGGTCAAAGACTCAGAATGTGGCATTTGTGTCTAGACCAAATCAATCTTTTGATCAAAAGAAAAGATTTAATAAAGGCTCTAATTCAAATCTAAAATGCACACATTGTAATATGTTGGGACATACTGTGGATAGATGTTTTGAGATTATAGGTTATCCATCTGGGTTTAAAAAAAGAAGTAATAATAACAATCAGTCTGGTAAATCTAATGTGGCTAGTGGTAATAAAAGTAATGCTGTTAATAATGTTTCTTCATCTGTGGGTAGTTCTGGATTTCCTTTCACCTCTGAACAGATTGCAAAACTATTAAGTTTAGTTGGAGAAAAAAGTGTGTCAGATTCTCAGAATCCGAATGTAGGAG GGGCTAGTCAACATATGGTTAAAACAGACAAAGATTTAATAAATAGTGTTGATGTTTCAGAGTTTAACATAACTGTTAGTCATCCTAATGGCACTAATGTTAAGGTCTTAAAAATTGGAGATTTAAAATTAACAAATGAGTTAATATTAAAAGATGTCTTCTATGTTCCAGGGTATAGT GATTCCAGTTCAAAGAAAATCCTGATGAGTGGTAGTCAAAATTGTGGCCTGTATTTTGTAGGCAATTCTGGTAATCTGTTTAATGCTTGTTTTAATAGTTCTGTTCAGTCTTTTACTTGGCATAGTAGGTTAGGACATCCTTCTGATCAGGTGTTAGCAGTATTAAAACAAAGTCTTAAAATTCATTCAAGTGAACATGGTCCATGTGATATTTGTCATAGGGCTAAACAAGTTAGGGTTCCTTTTCCTTTAAGTGAACACAAGTCAAGGGCTGTAGGAGATCTTATACACTTAGATGTATGGGGTCCTTATAGA gtgTTTTATGAACTTGTGTTAACTCAGTTTAAAAAGAAAGTTAAAAtcattcgaagtgataatggaacaGAGTTTGTAAACAGTCAAATGAATAGTTTCTTTAAAACCAAAG TTTCTAACATACCcgatgatgaagagggtacaaatGGTGCTCAAGATCCTATTAGTGATGATCAACAACCATTGTCTCCCTCTACATCAGCCCCTGTATCAGGTGCTGAGATGACTCTGCAAACTGAACAGGAGGGCAGTAGTGGACAGGATGCAAATGAGAGGGCAGAGGACACTATAGGGTCAAATGTTGAGACCAACCAATCTGAGGGTAATACTAGTGTTAGAAAATCTTCCAGAAATACTGTTTTACCTAGaaaatttggtgattttgttGTTGAGGGTAAAGTTAAATATGGAGTTGAAAAAGTTGTTAATTATGCAAACTTGTCTTAA